From Aspergillus fumigatus Af293 chromosome 3, whole genome shotgun sequence, a single genomic window includes:
- a CDS encoding putative O-methyltransferase, protein MALITNGGPHDVSHVVSGFAWGDLGEDAVVIDVGGADGFVGIALAQAYANLTVFVQDSINLKKEADAKIPPALKSRVFFQPHSFFEPQSRLAGMADVLLLRHILHDWDDNDCLVILRHLAAVLQPGASIIVAEQVLGQSGTYDWQTERVMRALDMQVMTPFGSKERTFDDWETLFPGGRSDIASGRNGSACGKCGHTDGVEESCLIRFILRICLVTSMLFIPFRRKTVSLENSDLLSIPTSN, encoded by the exons ATGGCGCTCATCACGAATGGTGGGCCGCATGATGTTAGTCATGTTGTAAGTGGATTCGCATGGGGAGATCTGGGGGAGGATGCCGTGGTGATCGAT GTCGGAGGAGCGGACGGCTTCGTCGGTATTGCTCTTGCCCAGGCATATGCCAACCTCACTGTGTTTGTACAAGATAGCATCAATCTCAAGAAAGAGGCGGACGCGAAGATTCCCCCAGCTTTGAAGTCGAGGGTGTTTTTCCAACCACACTCGTTCTTCGAACCGCAATCTCGCCTCGCCGGGATGGCTGATGTCTTGCTACTCCGGCATATTCTTCATGACTGGGATGATAATGACTGTCTGGTAATTTTGCGCCATCTTGCTGCCGTCTTGCAACCCGGGGCTTCCATCATCGTGGCAGAGCAGGTGCTGGGCCAATCGGGAACCTATGACTGGCAGACGGAACGGGTCATGCGGGCGCTAGATATGCAGGTGATGACGCCGTTTGGAAGCAAAGAGCGAACATTCGATGACTGGGAGACGCTATTTCCAGGCGGCAGATCCGACATTGCAAGTGGTAGGAATGGTTCAGCCTGCGGGAAGTGCGGACACACTGATGGAGTTGAAGAAAGTTGCTTGATTCGCTTTATCTTAAGGATCTGCTTGGTAACTAGCATGTTGTTCATTCCATTTCGACGAAAAACAGTTTCGCTGGAGAATAGTGACTTATTGTCTATCCCGACCAGTAACTGA
- a CDS encoding cytochrome P450, protein MLGMMLLLGLLARLFFRFVIWAIFVYLRDPKGLRKYPLMHPLSGISDIPFMLESMRGFRSATLLQLHYGQGHPVIRLGPNALSFAGGQAIPAIYGHNTPATKDRQYLNAAGSHFHLADVVDKKEHARKRKVLASAFAAKHLEDWEYKVADKVQRLMQRFDQHLAQMPDDPLDYRSWTNLFTIDSLCDTLIVAPTWGILSGHMNGIMWSLGYCSVDIFAALMEDPAGNPQDLEWGEVLAEISLAISGSSSTSNSIASTMQLLIEHPEKMRKLQEEVDSVMATQLEDSPDGDTPTVASYDQIKSLPYLRAVIDESLRLYPPISHGLPRETPKEGMMIMDQWVPGNTTVSVSAYVAHRDPAVFDQPESFVPERWLGEQGRALQTRFIAFSAGARGCIGRPISYLQASILLANLVHQYDFEMWDPKWKPSRRETMNLIMGPMPVRIQKRST, encoded by the exons ATGCTAGGAATGATGCTTTTGCTCGGCCTCTTGGCCAGGCTCTTCTTTAGATTTGTGATATGGGCCATTTTCGTATATCTACGAGATCCTAAAGGCCTAAGGAAATACCCTCTAATGCATCCATTGTCTGGCATCTCCGACATTCCTTTCATGCTGGAATCGATGCGTGGATTCCGCTCTGCTACactcctgcagctgcactACGGACAAGGCCATCCAGTCATTCGTTTAGGGCCGAACGCTCTGTCTTTTGCGGGAGGACAAGCTATCCCGGCTATCTACGGACATAACACACCAGCTACCAAGGATCGGCAATATTTGAATGCGGCGGGATCCCACTTCCACTTGGCCGACGTCGTCGATAAAAAGGAACACGCGCGAAAGCGAAAAGTGCTCGCCTCTGCGTTTGCCGCTAAGCACCTAGAAGACTGGGAGTACAAAGTGGCAGACAAGGTGCAGCGTCTAATGCAACGGTTCGACCAGCACTTGGCACAAATGCCAGACGACCCATTGGATTACCGATCCTGGACCAACCTGTTCACGATCGATAGTCTCTGCGACACATTGATCGTGGCACCGACA TGGGGGATCTTGTCTGGTCATATGAATGGTATCATGTGGTCTCTTGGCTACTGCAGCGT TGATATATTTGCCGCTCTTATGGAAGATCCCGCGGGAAACCCACAAGATCTGGAGTGGGGTGAGGTGCTGGCAGAGATATCCCTCGCCATCAGTGGCTCGTCCTCCACGTCCAATTCTATTGCGAGCACCATGCAGTTGCTGATCGAGCATCCGGAAAAGATGCGCAAATTACAAGAGGAAGTAGACTCAGTCATGGCGACACAGCTGGAGGACAGCCCGGATGGGGACACGCCCACGGTGGCCTCTTACGATCAGATCAAGTCTTTGCCATATCTAAGAGCGGTCATTGATGAGAGTCTCCGGTTGTATCCACCAATCTCCCATGGCCTCCCCCGAGAGACGCCAAAAGAGGGCATGATGATCATGGATCAGTGGGTGCCTGGAAACACTACTGTTTCAGTGTCCGCGTATGTTGCTCATCGAGATCCTGCCGTTTTTGATCAACCGGAGTCTTTTGTACCCGAAAGATGGCTAGGAGAGCAAGGGCGGGCCCTGCAAACCCGTTTTATCGCCTTCTCAGCTGGCGCACGAGGCTGTATTGGGCGCCCGATCTCTTACCTACAAGCCAGCATCCTCCTAGCTAACCTGGTGCATCAATATGACTTTGAGATGTGGGATCCAAAGTGGAAGCCCAGCAGGCGGGAAACAATGAATCTGATCATGGGTCCCATGCCGGTGAGGATCCAGAAACGCAGCACATAG
- the sitT gene encoding ABC transporter ATP-binding protein, whose amino-acid sequence MKLVQKLSGYPRLLLAGNPSKIDLGRLLLGIISAVASGVPFPLIGILFGQLLDDFNAVTCGESESSDSDSDYQHDINGKILIIVYLAIAQFVLIYVHLSCWSLNGARLAQRLRETYLQNVLRQEPSYFDKLPPGEIASRLNGDIQAIRSGTSEKVGICLSSLSFFITAYIVAFIKDAKLAGMLVSLIPAYFLMSFVGSHYIEKYTGRMSDYAASAASIASEALSNTVVVQAFGANARLEEKFSKALKAAETEGLKKATAVGIQSGVLYFIAYSANGLAFWQGSRSIADSVSGNTHGATVGATFTVIFILVEATLLLSQVAPFLHLFVAAVASFQKLREDIDREPLIDSTSGSGLRLTQAEGGFEFKDVSFTYPSRPEITVLDNISLSIPANKHTAIVGLSGSGKSTIAGLVTRLYDPTQGQVLFDGHDLRDVNPRDLRSFMSLVQQEPSLLDRSLLENIAHGLINSNHPSHAHLKATLLSTDLADLASEVRGGKDLTAAAEARGPNVAEIVGLVTKAASLADADGFISVLQHGYGTVVGSSGRLISGGQKQRVALARALVKDPAVLILDEATASLDSRSEQRIQRAISNIASGRTIITIAHRLSTITSADNIIVMHKGHIVEQGNHATLMAKNGTYAELVKLQTLASKDETTINIDAASKSDQTSSSEADIEKSAILLDDFGDAEKIPVSTTAAPVADAAEEAEEPETPKKSLWALAKGYAPALRPHLLFIFLALLGSSVVGGAFSGEAVIFGNTVGSLNPCHSADSIRSRGNFFGLMFFILAIIEFFANVVSWSGFGWVSEKIVYAVRVLSFRSLFEQDLQWHQSEGRTPALLLSYITRDGNALAGLSGSVIGTLFSISVNLIAAIILTHIIAWRIALVCLALVPLLLGAGLMELHVLGKFEERHENAYTKSVDIGVEAITSIKTIASLSLEEETLRTYRRSLKGPRKETFKVTMHASLWQAMTYFLGNLVNALAYWWGAKQIIAGNYTQTQFLIVVFSLLVSALLWSQMFALAPELSSARAAMARILSLIEIGSDKMQGHVRSPPTNDSNDPEATAEPKPIASNHEASSVQLRDVHFAYPARPDIKVLNGLSIDIRPGQFCALVGPSGAGKSTIISLVERLYTPESGAILVDGVDITKHRDVSFRDTMALVPQESVLFEGSIAFNVGLGARPDHEATMDEIVEACKLANIHDVIESLPDGYQTLCGPNGSQFSGGQKQRLSIARALVRKPKLLILDESTSALDAESEKLLQDGLERAAKGITVIAIAHRLHTIRKADVIFLIEGGKCVDRGTHEELLQRSESYRANVMHQTVA is encoded by the exons ATGAAGCTCGTGCAAAAACTATCGGGCTATCCCCGTCTGCTTCTCGCGGGTAATCCCTCCAAGATTGACCTCGGTCGACTCCTACTGGGTATTATCAGCGCAGTCGCTTCAGGAGTCCCATTTCCCCTGATCGGAATTCTGTTCggccagctcctcgacgacttCAACGCAGTGACCTGCGGCGAGTCAGAATCATCAGACTCTGATTCCGACTATCAACATGATATCAACGGCAAGATTCTGATTATTGTGTATCTGGCCATCGCCCAGTTTGTTCTAATCTACGTCCACCTCTCCTGCTGGAGTCTGAACGGCGCTCGACTGGCGCAACGCCTGCGGGAAACTTATCTACAGAACGTCCTCCGACAAGAACCATCCTACTTCGACAAGCTACCCCCCGGTGAGATTGCATCGCGACTTAATGGCGACATACAGGCTATTCGATCCGGCACGTCGGAGAAAGTGGGGATATGTTTGTCGAGTCTGTCGTTTTTCATCACCGCATACATCGTCGCCTTTATCAAAGATGCCAAGCTTGCCGGAATGCTCGTCTCGTTAATCCCGGCATACTTTCTCATGTCGTTCGTCGGAAGCCACTATATCGAGAAGTACACTGGTCGCATGTCGGACTACGCTGCGAGTGCCGCGTCCATCGCTTCCGAGGCACTTTCCAACACCGTCGTGGTGCAAGCCTTTGGGGCCAATGCgcggctggaggagaaattTTCCAAGGCACTCAAGGCTGCAGAGACGGAAgggttgaagaaggcgacggCGGTTGGCATCCAATCTGGAGTGTTATACTTCATTGCATATTCTGCCAATGGTCTGGCGTTCTGGCAGGGGAGCCGAAGCATAGCCGATTCTGTGAGTGGCAATACTCACGGTGCCACGGTAGGGGCTACGTTTACGGTGATTTTCATTCTTGTTGAAG CGACCTTGCTCCTTAGTCAAGTCGCGCCCTTCCTCCACCTCTTCGTCGCAGCCGTCGCCTCGTTCCAGAAGTTGCGTGAGGATATTGACCGCGAGCCGCTGATCGACAGTACGAGCGGTTCCGGACTTCGGCTTACCCAGGCGGAGGGCGGTTTTGAATTCAAGGACGTTTCCTTCACGTATCCCTCGCGCCCTGAGATCACCGTGCTCGACAACATCAGTCTTAGCATCCCGGCCAACAAGCATACTGCCATTGTCGGTCTATCGGGTAGTGGCAAGTCGACCATTGCGGGCTTGGTGACACGACTCTACGATCCCACGCAGGGCCAAGTTCTTTTCGACGGCCACGACCTGCGTGATGTCAACCCTCGGGACTTGAGAAGCTTTATGAGCCTAGTTCAGCAGGAGCCCTCTCTCCTGGACCGGTCGCTTCTAGAGAACATTGCTCATGGGCTGATCAACTCGAACCATCCGAGCCATGCACACCTGAAGGCAACCCTGTTGAGCACTGACCTGGCCGACCTCGCCAGTGAAGTCAGGGGCGGCAAGGATTTGACCGCTGCAGCAGAGGCGCGGGGTCCAAATGTCGCTGAAATAGTCGGTTTGGTCACCAAAGCTGCGTCGCTTGCGGATGCGGACGGCTTCATCAGTGTCCTGCAGCACGGATACGGTACAGTTGTGGGCTCCAGTGGCCGGCTGATCAGCGGTGGCCAGAAGCAGCGTGTTGCGCTTGCTAGGGCTCTGGTGAAGGATCCTGCAGTGCTCATACTAGATGAAGCTACGGCGTCTCTGGATTCACGGAGTGAACAGCGCATCCAGCGGGCAATCTCTAACATTGCCTCTGGCAGGACTATCATCACGATCGCCCATCGCTTATCGACAATTACCAGTGCGGACAACATCATTGTCATGCACAAGGGCCATATCGTGGAACAAGGCAATCATGCGACCCTCATGGCTAAGAATGGCACCTACGCTGAGCTTGTCAAACTGCAGACTCTTGCAAGCAAGGATGAGACAACAATCAACATCGACGCCGCCAGCAAGTCTGACCAGACATCTTCAAGCGAGGCTGACATTGAGAAAAGTGCCATTCTCCTCGACGACTTTGGCGACGCCGAGAAGATTCCAGTCTCGACCACCGCAGCTCCTGTAGCCGACGCGGCagaggaagcagaagaaccGGAGACTCCGAAAAAGTCCCTCTGGGCGCTGGCCAAAGGCTACGCGCCAGCACTACGACCACATCTACTGTTTATTTTCCTCGCACTCCTTGGCTCAAGTGTGGTTGGCGGCGCCTTCTCCGGAGAGGCTGTCATCTTCGGAAACACCGTGGGCAGTCTGAATCCCTGCCATAGCGCAGACAGCATCCGGTCAAGAGGAAACTTCTTCGGGTTGATGTTCTTTATCCTCGCTATTATTGAATTCTTCGCCAACGTGGTCAGCTGGTCTGGGTTTGGCTGGGTGTCGGAGAAGATCGTTTACGCGGTTCGGGTCTTGTCATTCCGGTCACTCTTCGAGCAGGACTTGCAATGGCATCAGTCCGAGGGCCGCACACCAGCCTTGCTTTTGTCCTATATCACCAGGGATGGCAATGCCTTGGCTGGCTTGAGCGGTTCGGTGATTGGCACGTTGTTTTCCATTAGTGTCAACCTCATCGCGGCAATCATTCTGACTCACATCATCGCCTGGAGGATCGCATTAGTCTGCCTGGCGCTGGTGCCACTTCTGCTTGGAGCTGGACTGATGGAGCTCCATGTGCTCGGGAAGTTTGAGGAGCGTCACGAAAACGCGTATACAAAGTCTGTTGATATCGGCGTGGAAGCCATCACATCCATCAAGACCATCGCATCCCTCTCCCTCGAAGAGGAGACGCTCCGAACGTATCGACGGTCGCTCAAGGGACCGCGCAAAGAAACATTCAAGGTCACTATGCACGCCAGCCTGTGGCAGGCAATGACCTACTTCCTCGGCAACCTGGTGAACGCGCTGGCATACTGGTGGGGTGCGAAGCAGATCATTGCAGGCAACTACACGCAAACCCAGTTCCTGATTGTCGTCTTCTCCCTGCTTGTCAGTGCACTCCTGTGGAGTCAAATGTTCGCTCTTGCACCGGAGCTCTCCAGCGCCCGCGCCGCAATGGCCCGGATCCTAAGTCTCATCGAAATCGGCTCGGACAAGATGCAAGGACACGTGCGCAGCCCTCCCACAAATGATTCGAACGACCCCGAGGCAACAGCCGAGCCAAAGCCCATAGCCTCCAACCACGAAGCCTCAAGCGTGCAGCTCCGCGATGTCCATTTCGCATACCCCGCCCGACCAGACATCAAAGTCCTCAACGGCCTGAGCATCGACATCCGGCCAGGCCAGTTCTGCGCGCTAGTGGGACCCAGCGGCGCAGGTAAATCGACCATCATCTCCCTCGTAGAACGGCTCTACACCCCCGAGTCCGGTGCTATCCTTGTCGACGGCGTAGACATCACCAAACACCGTGACGTCTCCTTCCGAGACACCATGGCGCTAGTTCCCCAGGAGAGCGTGCTCTTCGAGGGCAGCATCGCGTTCAACGTCGGTCTTGGGGCGCGACCAGATCACGAAGCAACGATGGACGAGATCGTTGAGGCGTGCAAGCTCGCGAATATCCACGATGTGATTGAGTCCCTGCCGGACGGGTACCAGACGCTCTGTGGGCCGAACGGGAGTCAGTTCTCCGGGGGTCAGAAGCAGCGGCTGTCGATTGCCAGGGCGCTGGTTCGGAAACCGAAACTATTGATCCTCGATGAGTCGACGAGTGCGTTGGATGCGGAGTCGGAGAAGCTGTTGCAGGATGGGTTGGAGAGGGCCGCGAAGGGGATCACGGTCATAGCCATTGCACACCGGTTGCATACCATTCGTAAGGCGGATGTGATTTTCTTGATCGAGGGGGGAAAGTGTGTGGATCGGGGGACGCATGAGGAGTTGCTGCAGAGGTCGGAGAGTTATAGGGCCAATGTTATGCATCAGACTGTGGCGTAG
- a CDS encoding cytochrome P450, producing the protein MEVSILSLFKAYAAYVTVAVVLLRLITNRFRRGLAGIPGPTIAKWTRLWKLHSVWKGNHHTTAIDLHRKYGPLVRIGPKHVSVGDPSAIPIIYGLNKGFTKTGFYPIQCISWNKRPQMNLFSTRDEMFHREQKRPVANAYSMTSLLELEPAVDSCTEIFINQLARFANSKKPVDLGMWLQYYAFDVVGEFTFAKKLGFLQEGKDVDGMIEAIQGMLVYASVCGQIPEAHPLLLGNPLFPIFMPSMETWNQVLNFTLKAINSRASLQRDGELDAEKPEAGKDMLSRWMAIHLSDPEKLTTRDVIVHLSTNVFAGSDTTAIALRAVFYFLLRNPSVLAKLNAEIDNADREGKLSTPISYRETMNHLPYLQAVLKESMRLHPSVGLILEREVPKGGVTICDRHFPGGTIVGINAWVLHRDARVFPDPDKFIPERWIDSDPQHLKKMDQSFFAFGAGSRTCIGKNISLIEMHKIIPQLLREFEIRLHSPEKEWKTKNVWFVQQEGLVCDLVCRRDAKCYH; encoded by the exons ATGGAAGTTTCAATACTATCGTTATTCAAGGCATATGCCGCATACGTCACAGTTGCGGTGGTCCTCCTTCGTTTGATTACCAATCGGTTCCGTAGGGGCCTTGCGGGAATTCCAGGCCCTACAATCGCCAAATGGACCCGTCTGTGGAAGTTGCACAGTGTGTGGAAGGGTAATCACCACACTACCGCCATTGACTTGCATCGCAAGTATGGACCGCTGGTGCGCATTGGTCCAAAGCATGTATCTGTTGGAGATCCCAGTGCTATTCCGATCATCTACGGTCTCAACAAAGGGTTCACAAAG ACTGGATTCTATCCCATCCAGTGCATATCATGGAACAAAAGGCCTCAGATGAACCTTTTCTCCACGCGCGACGAGATGTTCCACCGGGAACAAAAGCGGCCGGTGGCGAATGCCTACAGTATGACCTCGCTGCTCGAGCTGGAACCTGCAGTAGACTCCTGCACTGAGATCTTCATCAATCAGCTGGCGAGGTTCGCTAATAGCAAGAAACCCGTCGACCTGGGCATGTGGCTGCAATACTACGCCTTTGACGTGGTCGGGGAATTCACCTTTGCCAAGAAACTCGGCTTTCTGCAGGAGGGAAAGGACGTCGACGGCATGATTGAAGCAATCCAGGGGATGCTGGTGTATGCTAGTGTGTGTGGTCAGATCCCCGAGGCTCACCCGCTGCTCCTGGGGAATCCTCTTTTCCCGATCTTCATGCCCAGCATGGAGACATGGAACCAGGTCCTGAATTTCACGCTCAAGGCGATCAACTCGCGAGCATCACTGCAGCGTGACGGCGAGCTTGATGCGGAAAAACCAGAAGCAGGAAAGGACATGCTGTCCAGGTGGATGGCCATCCACTTGTCGGACCCCGAGAAGCTGACCACCCGGGACGTCATCGTCCATCTGTCGACGAACGTGTTTGCCGGTTCAGACACCACTGCCATTGCGCTGCGAGCTGTCTTCTACTTCCTCCTTCGTAACCCGTCCGTCCTGGCCAAACTGAACGCCGAGATTGATAATGCCGACCGTGAGGGGAAACTAAGCACCCCGATCTCCTACCGAGAGACCATGAACCACCTGCCCTATCTTCAGGCTGTCCTCAAGGAGTCAATGCGACTCCATCCATCCGTGGGTTTGATCCTCGAGCGCGAAGTGCCCAAGGGCGGCGTCACCATCTGTGACAGACATTTCCCTGGCGGAACCATTGTGGGGATTAACGCATGGGTCCTACACCGCGATGCGCGTGTCTTCCCAGATCCTGACAAGTTCATCCCCGAGCGATGGATCGATAGCGACCCGCAGCACTTGAAAAAGATGGATCAGAGCTTCTTCGCGTTCGGAGCGGGTTCTCGGACCTGCATTGGTAAGAATATTTCACTTATCGAAATGCATAAGATTATCCCGCAGCTTTTGCGAGAGTTTGAGATCCGCCTGCATAGTCCAGagaaagaatggaagacGAAGAATGTATGGTTTGTGCAGCAGGAGGGATTAGTATGTGATCTTGTATGCAGACGGGATGCCAAGTGTTATCATTAG
- the mirD gene encoding putative MFS siderophore iron transporter, protein MLSSWQKKFFQTPEHPPAEGIAPPRDDGVPNPEPVTYPDTKYPSDVVNHDAGEMLPNEEAQDGVTQAEAITLTWSKISLGAAYFLMWLLYLVNGFQASITGNLSAYVTSGFESHSLIPVISIVSSVMSAATYMPLAKVLNLWDRSIGFIIMVAFATLGLILSATCHDIGTYCAAQVFYSIGFAGIIFSVDVITADTSTLRDRGLAYAFTSSPYIITAFGGPAAAEHFYDSNWRWAYGCFSIVLPVVALPMFCLLRWNRHKAKKSGLLKDKADSGRTWMESIRHYIIEFDILGVFFLAAGLVLFLLPFSIAGSTEDDWKSASIITMLVIGFVCLLVFALVERFVAPVPFLPWALLASRTVLGACMLDVCYQIAYYCWFNYYTSYLQVVYGTSITTAGYITSIFDVVSGVWLFIVGFLIKKTNRFRWLLFIAVPLYILGVGLMIYFRKPSWSVGYMIMCQIFIAFAGGTMIICQQVAVLAASDHDHAASSLAFLNVFGTMGSAVGSSISGAIWTHTLPGALQRLLPDSVKADWQTIYDSLEEQLSYERGTLIRQAIALAYASTQSKMLIAGTAIMALSLVWMFVIRDIKLTKTQTKGVLF, encoded by the exons ATGCTGTCGTCGTGGCAGAAAAAGTTCTTCCAGACTCCGGAGCACCCTCCAGCTGAGGGTATTGCCCCTCCTAGAGACGATGGAGTGCCAAACCCAGAGCCTGTCACATATCCGGATACCAAGTACCCTTCTGATGTCGTCAATCATGATGCAGGGGAAATGCTGCCAAATGAGGAGGCTCAAGACGGTGTCACTCAGGCTGAAGCTATCACACTCACATGGTCCAAGATCTCGCTGGGAGCTGCCTATTTCCT CATGTGGCTCCTGTACCTCGTCAATGGCTTCCAAGCTTCCATTACTGGCAATCTCTCTGCCTACGTGACCAGCGGTTTCGAATCCCACTCTCTGATCCCCGTTATCTCGATCGTCTCCAGTGTCATGTCAGCGGCAACCTACATGCCGTTGGCAAAGGTCCTGAATCTCTGGGACAGATCTATTGGTTTCATAATAATGGTGGCCTTTGCCACTCTAGGATTGATCCTCTCTGCAACGTGTCACGACATTGGAACCTACTGCGCCGCACAG GTGTTCTACAGCATTGGCTTCGCCGGTATCATCTTCAGTGTCGATGTCATTACGGCCGATACGTCGACACTTCGCGACCGAGGCCTCGCCTACGCCTTTACCTCCTCTCCCTATATCATCACTGCGTTTGGGGGTCCTGCGGCGGCGGAGCACTTTTACGACTCGAACTGGCGATGGGCATATGGCTGTTTCTCGATTGTTTTGCCTGTCGTTGCCCTGCCCATGTTTTGCCTGCTGCGGTGGAATCGGCACAAGGCAAAGAAGAGTGGGCTTCTGAAAGACAAGGCCGACAGTGGCAGGACGTGGATGGAGAGTATCAGGCACTATATCATCGAGTTTGACA TACTCGGTGTCTTTTTCCTAGCCGCCGGCcttgtcctttttctcctgCCGTTTTCCATTGCCGGCTCCACTGAGGACGACTGGAAATcagcctccatcatcaccatgcTTGTGATCGGTTTCGTCTGCCTCCTTGTCTTCGCTCTAGTCGAACGCTTTGTTGCTCCCGTCCCCTTCCTCCCCTGGGCTCTACTCGCCTCTCGAACCGTCCTCGGTGCCTGTATGCTGGACGTCTGCTACCAGATCGCATACTATTGCTGGTTCAACTACTACACATCCTACCTGCAGGTGGTCTACGGCACCAGCATCACCACCGCCGGCTACATCACCAGTATTTTCGACGTCGTCTCGGGAGTCTGGCTATTCATCGTGGGCTTCCTAATCAAGAAAACCAACCGCTTCCGCTGgctgctcttcatcgccgtccCGCTCTACATCCTGGGCGTCGGGCTCATGATCTACTTCCGCAAGCCCAGCTGGTCGGTCGGGTACATGATCATGTGCcagatcttcatcgccttcGCGGGCGGCACCATGATCATCTGCCAGCAGGTTGCTGTGCTGGCCGCCTCGGACCACGACCACGCTGCTTCCTCGCTTGCCTTCCTGAATGTGTTTGGCACGATGGGAAGCGCCGTGGGGAGCAGCATCTCTGGTGCGATCTGGACCCATACCCTGCCTGGTGCGTTGCAGCGTCTGCTCCCTGACTCGGTGAAGGCGGACTGGCAGACGATCTACGATtctctggaagagcagctgaGCTATGAGAGGGGGACGCTGATCCGCCAGGCTATTGCCCTTGCGTATGCCAGTACGCAGAGCAAGATGTTGATTGCGGGGACGGCTATCATGGCGCTGTCGCTCGTTTGGATGTTTGTTATTCGGGATATCAAGCTTACCAAGACACAGACCAAGGGAGTTTTGTTTTAG
- a CDS encoding putative short-chain alcohol dehydrogenase, which yields MSNKTLLLVGSGPGIGVAVASLFAQRYFDNVALFARNPVQLEKDRETILASAASVNCIVTVQTWPVDISDLHRLEKALGEVARFGDLECVYFNAARVGPSPFFEFPISGIEEDFKVSNIALYAAAKWAMPLLRAKAASGTDCRPSFLVTSSLLPVDPIPELFSLSLVKAAQANLVKSLEKVFTPEGVHVGLVVVGGAVSPSAPALNPRNIAEHAWNLFAQKREDWTGQVTIREEKMVDWEPSI from the exons ATGTCAAACAAAacccttctcctcgtcggctCCGGCCCTGGTATCGGCGTAGCCGTTGCATCCCTCTTTGCCCAGCGATATTTCGACAACGTTGCTCTCTTCGCCCGAAACCCCGTCCAGCTGGAGAAAGACCGCGAGACCATACTCGCTTCCGCAGCGAGCGTCAACTGCATTGTCACCGTGCAGACCTGGCCGGTTGACATTAGCGATCTGCACCGTCTGGAAAAGGCGCTCGGCGAGGTCGCACGATTCGGGGACCTGGAATGTGTGTACTTCAATGCGGCGCGGGTAGGGCCCAGTCCCTTCTTCGAGTTTCCGATTTCGGGAATTGAGGAGGATTTCAAG GTGTCTAATATCGCTCTCTATGCGGCAGCGAAATGGGCGATGCCCCTGCTGCGTGCGAAAGCAGCGAGCGGGACGGATTGCCGACCATCCTTCCTCGTCACAAGTAGCTTGCTCCCTGTTGATCCCATTCCGGAGCTTTTCTCGCTATCTCTGGTGAAAGCCGCGCAGGCGAATCTGGTCAAGTCGTTGGAGAAAGTATTTACCCCGGAAGGTGTGCATGTTGGCTTGGTGGTAGTGGGCGGGGCGGTGTcaccatcagcaccagcgcTGAACCCAAGGAATATTGCGGAGCATGCTTGGAATTTATTCGCgcagaaaagagaggatTGGACAGGACAGGTGACCAtccgggaagagaagatggtcGATTGGGAGCCTTCCATTTGA
- a CDS encoding putative HAD superfamily hydrolase has translation MGVPDSTNSDLFHNWAKLPISREQFARELREEVHRQFQTCTPLPGAEKLLSNLNSARSTCSGERIELALASSTKTHTFDLKMSRPETKKLLNIIPSERRVLGDDPRVGQGRGKPAPDIYLVLWQALNSTADSGKPILPSECLVFEDSVAGVEAGRRAGMRVIWVPHPDLAVEYEKRQREVLAGRTGMIEIGDEWQLGEIDDGWAESIPSLNFFDYEKYGIVAPS, from the coding sequence ATGGGCGTCCCCGACTCAACAAACAGCGACCTGTTCCACAACTGGGCCAAGTTGCCCATCTCCCGCGAGCAATTCGCCCGTGAATTGAGGGAAGAAGTGCACCGACAGTTCCAGACTTGTACCCCGCTGCCTGGCGCGGAGAAGCTCTTGTCAAACCTGAACAGTGCACGTAGTACTTGTTCTGGTGAGCGGATCGAGCTGGCATTGGCATCTAGCACCAAGACCCATACCTTCGACCTGAAAATGTCCAGACCGGAAACCAAAAAGCTGCTTAACATTATCCCATCCGAGAGGCGGGTCCTGGGTGATGACCCGCGAGTGGGGCAGGGGCGAGGGAAGCCAGCGCCGGATATATACCTGGTCCTGTGGCAAGCATTGAACTCTACGGCAGACTCTGGGAAACCCATCTTGCCCAGCGAATGTTTGGTCTTTGAAGATAGCGTGGCCGGGGTCGAGGCCGGGAGACGGGCGGGGATGAGGGTTATTTGGGTACCGCATCCGGATCTGGCGGTCGAATATGAAAAGAGACAGAGGGAGGTGCTTGCTGGGAGGACAGGCATGATTGAAATCGGGGACGAGTGGCAGCTAGgagagattgatgatggctggGCTGAAAGCATACCGAGTCTGAATTTTTTTGATTATGAGAAATATGGCATTGTTGCACCATCCTAG